The Austwickia sp. genome includes a region encoding these proteins:
- a CDS encoding AsnC family transcriptional regulator, with amino-acid sequence MASITSERDWTFLTNHAHVLLCLAADPDVVLRTVALQVGITERATQLIVADLEAAGYLTRTRVGRRNHYALNPQRALRHPLESHATVEVLLRIVQRR; translated from the coding sequence ATGGCCAGCATCACGTCGGAGCGGGATTGGACGTTCCTGACCAACCACGCCCACGTGCTGCTGTGCCTCGCGGCGGATCCCGACGTCGTGCTGCGAACCGTCGCACTCCAGGTCGGCATCACCGAGCGAGCAACCCAGCTCATCGTTGCCGACCTGGAGGCGGCGGGCTATCTCACCCGGACCCGGGTGGGCCGCCGCAACCATTACGCCCTCAACCCGCAGCGCGCGCTCCGGCACCCGCTGGAATCCCACGCCACCGTGGAGGTGTTGCTGCGCATCGTGCAGCGGCGCTGA
- a CDS encoding zinc-binding dehydrogenase: MSNTMLAARFHADTKTTSLDEVPIPTPGPGEVLIEVAYCGICHSDLSLIDGHFPAQRDVVIQGHEAAGTIVKVGDRVFGWEVGDRVIPSAGQACLVCRACRRGAFTDCLDLRLMAFAYDGAWAKYHVSKAMGLTRVPDGVPLQQAAILADAVSTPYAAVVRTAQVHLGNAVGVWGVGGVGSHLVQLAKLAGGVPIIAVDIDDAVLARATRLGADYTFRSDDPQLGRKIKEATGGRMLDVAFDAVGIPETIRQSVAWLDTGGRAVSVGMSGENIDAGPILAFNLRRKQLLGHLGYKTQDIAMLAEMLQYGRLDLSESISAVVPLSEVHDGISALRERRGNPIRILVQP, translated from the coding sequence GTGAGTAACACGATGCTAGCCGCCCGATTCCACGCCGACACCAAGACCACCTCGCTCGACGAGGTGCCGATCCCCACGCCCGGACCGGGTGAGGTGCTCATCGAGGTGGCCTACTGCGGCATCTGCCATTCGGACCTGTCCCTCATCGACGGGCACTTCCCCGCGCAGCGCGACGTGGTGATCCAGGGGCACGAGGCGGCCGGCACCATCGTCAAGGTCGGCGATCGGGTCTTCGGCTGGGAGGTCGGGGACCGGGTGATCCCCTCGGCCGGGCAGGCGTGCCTGGTATGCCGGGCCTGCCGCCGGGGTGCGTTCACCGACTGCCTCGATCTGAGGCTGATGGCGTTCGCGTACGACGGCGCCTGGGCCAAGTACCACGTGAGCAAGGCGATGGGCCTCACCCGCGTCCCCGACGGGGTGCCCCTGCAGCAGGCGGCGATCCTGGCCGATGCGGTGTCCACGCCGTACGCGGCGGTGGTGCGGACGGCCCAGGTCCACCTGGGCAACGCCGTCGGCGTGTGGGGCGTCGGCGGGGTGGGCAGCCACCTGGTCCAACTCGCCAAGCTGGCCGGCGGCGTACCGATCATCGCCGTCGACATCGACGACGCCGTCCTGGCGCGGGCCACGCGGCTCGGCGCCGACTACACGTTCCGCAGCGACGACCCGCAGCTGGGGCGCAAGATCAAGGAGGCGACCGGCGGACGCATGCTCGACGTCGCGTTCGACGCGGTGGGCATCCCGGAGACCATCCGGCAGAGCGTCGCCTGGCTGGACACCGGCGGGCGGGCGGTCAGCGTCGGGATGAGCGGCGAGAACATCGACGCCGGCCCGATCCTCGCCTTCAACCTGCGCCGAAAGCAGCTGCTCGGGCACCTGGGTTACAAGACGCAGGACATCGCGATGCTGGCCGAGATGCTGCAGTACGGCCGCCTCGACCTCTCCGAATCCATCAGCGCGGTGGTGCCGTTGAGCGAGGTCCACGACGGCATCTCGGCGCTTCGCGAGCGCCGGGGCAACCCGATCCGCATCCTGGTCCAGCCGTAA
- a CDS encoding Nif3-like dinuclear metal center hexameric protein translates to MTVPAAPTSVRPGTQPTPEVALADVIEVLEETYPSATTQSWDHVGLVTGDPEQPVRRIHLAVDPTLAVIEEARRLGADLLITHHPLLLRGVHGLGTDTGKGAAVTALIVGDIALFAAHTNADIAEPGVCTALAAACGLATTEPLTLEEGRPMGRFGELSESISLRDFAVRLAAALPPAPVGVRVSGPPAAPVTKVAVLGGAGDSLLDAVRRRGADVYVTADLRHHPTLEAREESRGGPPYLIDAGHFATEWLWLAEAGRRLRDRLQERHHADVEVSVSEIVTDPWSFVVGARGAGDWTGDDVPPRSEGDAL, encoded by the coding sequence ATGACCGTCCCAGCAGCGCCGACATCCGTGCGGCCCGGCACCCAACCGACCCCCGAGGTCGCGCTCGCCGACGTGATCGAGGTGCTGGAGGAGACGTACCCGTCCGCTACCACGCAGTCCTGGGACCACGTCGGGCTGGTCACCGGTGACCCTGAGCAGCCGGTTCGGCGCATCCACCTGGCCGTCGACCCCACGCTCGCCGTCATCGAGGAGGCCCGCCGGCTGGGGGCGGACCTGCTGATCACCCACCACCCGTTGCTGCTGCGTGGGGTGCACGGCCTGGGCACGGACACCGGCAAGGGCGCGGCCGTCACCGCGCTCATCGTGGGGGATATCGCGCTGTTCGCCGCGCACACGAATGCCGACATCGCCGAGCCGGGCGTCTGTACGGCCCTCGCGGCCGCGTGCGGCCTGGCGACGACCGAGCCGCTGACCCTCGAGGAGGGGCGGCCCATGGGTCGATTCGGCGAGCTCTCCGAGTCGATCTCGCTGCGGGACTTCGCCGTCCGGCTCGCCGCGGCCCTGCCCCCGGCTCCCGTGGGCGTGCGGGTCTCGGGGCCGCCCGCGGCGCCGGTGACGAAGGTCGCCGTGCTCGGCGGCGCGGGGGATTCGCTGCTGGACGCCGTACGTCGTCGCGGCGCCGACGTCTACGTCACCGCCGACCTGCGCCATCACCCCACGCTGGAGGCTCGGGAGGAGTCGCGCGGCGGGCCGCCGTACCTCATCGACGCCGGTCACTTCGCCACCGAGTGGCTCTGGCTGGCCGAGGCCGGGCGTCGGCTGCGGGACCGGCTGCAGGAGCGCCACCACGCCGACGTCGAGGTGTCCGTCAGCGAGATCGTCACGGACCCCTGGTCGTTCGTCGTCGGGGCGCGCGGGGCCGGGGACTGGACCGGCGACGACGTACCCCCTCGTTCCGAAGGAGACGCGCTGTGA
- a CDS encoding peroxiredoxin produces the protein MNAAIPAVGDAAPDFALVDQLGTRRRLSELVTDRPVLVVFYPFAFSGICTGELRELRDERERFDNAHVQCVAVSCDPMFALRAWDDAEAFFFPLLSDFWPHGAVAKSYGVWEETGGFARRGTFLVGEDMTIQWALVNGPGERRDFTGVDAAVAALAG, from the coding sequence ATGAACGCAGCAATACCGGCGGTCGGCGACGCGGCCCCCGACTTCGCGCTGGTCGATCAGCTGGGCACGCGGCGCCGGCTCTCCGAGCTGGTGACGGACCGTCCGGTCCTGGTCGTGTTCTACCCGTTCGCGTTCTCGGGGATCTGCACCGGCGAGCTGCGTGAACTCCGCGACGAACGCGAGCGCTTCGACAACGCGCACGTGCAGTGCGTCGCCGTCTCCTGCGACCCCATGTTCGCCCTGCGCGCCTGGGACGACGCGGAGGCCTTCTTCTTTCCGCTGTTGTCCGACTTCTGGCCGCACGGTGCGGTGGCGAAGTCGTACGGCGTGTGGGAGGAGACCGGCGGTTTCGCGCGCCGCGGGACCTTCCTCGTGGGCGAGGACATGACCATTCAGTGGGCCCTGGTCAACGGGCCGGGGGAGCGGCGTGACTTCACGGGCGTGGACGCGGCCGTGGCGGCGCTTGCCGGCTGA
- a CDS encoding CapA family protein, with protein sequence MRPVPRLLTTSLCAALAAGCTAAPAGPLPLSGPPVAETASAASGQPGAPEGPAHITRAFGGDVHFEEYVADLLKDPQQSLADLRGTLGAADFSMVNLETALTTGGAPENKSFTFRAPPSALPALQSAGVDAVSLANNHAVDYGRTGLADTLAGPRAGPPQRARASPPASTHRRSRCSGRPPARRPPRPMSSW encoded by the coding sequence ATGCGACCGGTGCCCCGGCTGTTGACGACGAGCCTGTGCGCCGCGCTGGCCGCCGGGTGCACCGCCGCGCCGGCGGGTCCGCTGCCCCTGTCCGGACCGCCAGTGGCCGAGACCGCGAGTGCCGCCAGCGGGCAGCCCGGCGCGCCGGAGGGGCCGGCCCACATCACGCGCGCCTTCGGCGGCGATGTGCACTTCGAGGAGTACGTCGCCGACCTGCTGAAGGACCCCCAGCAGTCCTTGGCCGACCTGCGGGGCACGCTGGGCGCGGCGGACTTCTCGATGGTCAACCTGGAGACGGCGCTGACCACCGGCGGCGCCCCCGAGAACAAGTCCTTCACGTTCCGCGCTCCGCCGAGCGCGTTGCCGGCCCTGCAGTCGGCCGGGGTCGACGCGGTCAGCCTGGCCAACAACCACGCGGTGGACTACGGCCGGACGGGCCTGGCGGACACGCTCGCCGGGCCACGCGCTGGTCCGCCGCAACGGGCGAGGGCGTCGCCACCAGCCAGCACCCACAGGCGCTCGCGTTGCTCCGGGCGGCCACCCGCACGGCGGCCGCCGAGGCCGATGTCGTCGTGGTGA
- a CDS encoding RNB domain-containing ribonuclease, translating into MTERRVVLTGTPSAPTDELRQAFAAIRERLAVPTDFPAEVLAEAERVAAAGPQDAPAQDATDLPFVTIDPPGSMDLDQAMHLERAGTGFRVRYAIADVPAFVAAGGAIDAEARRRGETVYLPDGSEPLHPRRLSEGAASLLPGDRRPAFVCDLRLDAEGTVAGATVARAMVRSVARLDYAGVQADLDAGRAPEMMALLREVGELRIAQEAARGGASLPKPEQEVVTTPTGYELRFRPPVPVEDWNAQVSLMTGMAAADIMLTGGIGILRTMPAPDPGSVDRFRRQAAALGVPWPGDTPYGQFLRHLDRDDPHHLALMHAATSLFRGAGYTPFDGEAPQQRDHAALAAPYAHVTAPLRRLVDRFGLVLCAALSGGGEVPGWVREALPTLPDIMKASGRLTGAVERACTDAVEAAVLAPLVGREWDATVVEVRGEKGCTVQIADPAVLAECPQVAPLGARVRVRLTGTDVVKQRATFELVGGADG; encoded by the coding sequence ATGACAGAGCGCCGCGTCGTCCTCACCGGCACCCCCAGTGCGCCGACGGACGAGCTCCGCCAGGCATTCGCCGCGATCCGCGAGCGACTCGCCGTCCCCACGGACTTCCCCGCGGAGGTCCTGGCCGAGGCCGAACGGGTCGCGGCCGCGGGGCCGCAGGATGCGCCGGCGCAGGACGCCACGGACCTCCCCTTCGTCACCATCGACCCGCCCGGGAGCATGGACCTCGACCAGGCCATGCACCTCGAGCGGGCGGGCACGGGATTCCGGGTGCGCTACGCCATCGCCGACGTCCCCGCCTTCGTCGCGGCGGGGGGCGCCATCGACGCCGAGGCTCGGCGGCGCGGGGAGACCGTCTATCTGCCCGACGGGAGCGAGCCGCTGCATCCCCGGCGGCTGTCCGAGGGGGCCGCCAGCCTGCTGCCCGGCGACCGGCGCCCGGCGTTCGTCTGCGACCTGCGGCTGGACGCCGAGGGCACCGTCGCGGGAGCGACCGTGGCCCGGGCCATGGTGCGCAGCGTCGCGCGCCTGGACTACGCGGGGGTCCAGGCCGACCTCGACGCCGGCCGCGCGCCCGAGATGATGGCGCTGCTGCGCGAGGTCGGCGAGCTGCGCATCGCCCAGGAGGCGGCGCGCGGCGGGGCCAGCCTGCCCAAGCCGGAGCAGGAGGTCGTGACGACGCCGACGGGCTACGAGCTGCGGTTCCGGCCCCCGGTGCCGGTCGAGGACTGGAACGCGCAGGTCTCGCTGATGACCGGCATGGCTGCGGCGGACATCATGCTGACCGGCGGCATCGGCATCCTGCGCACGATGCCGGCACCCGACCCCGGCAGCGTCGACCGATTCCGCCGGCAGGCGGCCGCGCTGGGCGTGCCGTGGCCGGGCGACACGCCGTACGGGCAGTTCCTGCGCCACCTCGACCGGGACGACCCGCACCACCTGGCGCTCATGCACGCGGCCACCTCGCTGTTCCGCGGGGCCGGCTACACCCCGTTCGACGGCGAAGCCCCGCAGCAGCGCGACCACGCCGCGCTGGCGGCGCCGTACGCGCATGTCACCGCCCCGTTGCGCCGCCTCGTGGACCGCTTCGGGCTGGTCCTGTGCGCGGCGCTCAGCGGCGGGGGCGAGGTGCCCGGGTGGGTGCGGGAGGCTCTGCCGACGCTGCCCGACATCATGAAGGCCAGCGGCAGACTCACTGGCGCCGTCGAGCGGGCCTGCACCGATGCCGTCGAGGCCGCGGTCCTCGCGCCGCTGGTGGGACGGGAGTGGGACGCGACCGTCGTCGAGGTCCGCGGGGAGAAGGGGTGCACCGTCCAGATCGCCGACCCGGCCGTCCTCGCGGAGTGCCCCCAGGTCGCGCCGCTCGGCGCCCGGGTGCGGGTGCGGTTGACCGGCACGGACGTCGTGAAGCAGCGGGCCACGTTCGAGCTGGTCGGGGGTGCCGATGGCTGA
- a CDS encoding XdhC family protein, giving the protein MRDIIRDLAGWARSGQEFAVATVVRTWNSAPRPVGASMALGADGEVVGSVSGGCVEGAVVEVCREVLTDGTARRVRYGVSDSSAYAVGLTCGGTIELVVTPADAQLRAAVRTLEAGLAEHTPYALVTLVESADGEVGEPANGSTLLPSCPRMLLDGASEAATGSLGEPGLDHAVAADARGLLAAGETGLLQLGRRGERRMSEVTVFVESYAPPPRMLVFGAIDFAAAVARMGKFLGYHVTVCDARPVFATARRFPDADEVVVDWPHRYFDQVVTDDRTAICVLTHDPKFDVPLLVKALRRPAGYIGAMGSRRTHEDRLEKLRGEGMTDAELARLRSPIGLDLGGRTPEETAVSIAAEIVALRWDGTGQPLTVTGTPIHRESLATLDAAR; this is encoded by the coding sequence ATGAGGGACATCATCCGCGATCTTGCTGGCTGGGCCCGCTCCGGCCAGGAGTTCGCCGTGGCCACGGTGGTGCGCACCTGGAACTCGGCGCCGCGGCCGGTGGGGGCCTCCATGGCCCTCGGCGCGGACGGGGAGGTCGTCGGCAGCGTGTCGGGCGGCTGCGTCGAGGGCGCCGTGGTCGAGGTCTGCCGGGAGGTGTTGACCGACGGGACCGCCCGCCGGGTGCGCTATGGCGTGTCGGACTCCTCGGCGTACGCGGTGGGCCTGACCTGCGGCGGCACCATCGAACTCGTGGTCACGCCGGCCGATGCGCAGCTGCGCGCCGCGGTGCGGACGCTGGAGGCAGGCCTCGCCGAGCACACGCCGTACGCGCTCGTCACCCTCGTCGAATCCGCGGACGGCGAGGTCGGCGAGCCCGCCAACGGCTCGACGCTGCTGCCCTCGTGCCCGCGGATGCTGCTCGACGGCGCGTCCGAGGCCGCCACCGGCAGCCTGGGCGAGCCCGGGCTGGACCACGCGGTCGCCGCCGACGCGCGCGGCCTCCTGGCCGCCGGCGAGACCGGGCTGCTCCAGCTCGGGCGCCGGGGCGAGCGGCGGATGAGCGAGGTCACGGTCTTCGTGGAGTCCTACGCGCCGCCGCCGCGGATGCTCGTCTTCGGCGCCATCGACTTCGCCGCGGCAGTGGCCCGGATGGGCAAGTTCCTCGGCTACCACGTCACGGTGTGCGACGCGCGACCGGTGTTCGCCACCGCCCGGCGGTTCCCGGACGCCGACGAGGTGGTCGTGGACTGGCCGCATCGCTACTTCGATCAGGTCGTCACGGACGACCGCACCGCGATCTGCGTGCTCACCCACGACCCCAAGTTCGACGTCCCCCTGCTGGTCAAGGCGCTGCGGCGGCCGGCGGGATACATCGGCGCGATGGGCAGCCGCCGGACCCACGAGGACCGCCTCGAGAAGCTGCGCGGCGAGGGCATGACCGACGCCGAGCTGGCCCGGCTGCGCTCCCCGATCGGGCTGGACCTGGGCGGCCGCACCCCGGAGGAGACCGCCGTCTCGATCGCGGCCGAGATCGTCGCGCTCCGCTGGGACGGCACCGGCCAACCCCTCACGGTCACCGGGACGCCGATCCACCGGGAGTCGCTGGCCACGCTCGACGCCGCCCGCTGA
- a CDS encoding histidine phosphatase family protein, which yields MPVSDLIVEADGGSRGNPGVAGYGALVRSRATGRVLAERAAPLGKASNNVAEYTGLIEGLRAAAEVDPAAAVEVRMDSKLVVEQMAGRWKIKHEDMRRLALAARDLVAERQAAGGSVTYTWIPRASNAAADRLSNVGMDGKTVSVTRRDDDVADEDDPDQDDETPGRDDGDTAGPGAEDGSGAGERSDREVPRGAAAARVRRVAAPPDLATPARFLLVRHGPTKATAAGLLDGRGGSDAPLTVEGQRQCVAAGHALRRLLRDGPAPILVSSTLRRTRESAAAVGGVLTVPVEADAAWDEQHFGDWEGQTVAQVCATAEGAAAYERLRSEAGYARPGGESRADLAERVTAAYEALAARSRDEGRPVVVVSHRAALLAVLDAVLGLASPWSLALAPASLTALRQWGDGVASVDFVNDQGHLRG from the coding sequence ATGCCGGTGAGCGACCTGATCGTCGAGGCGGACGGCGGATCGCGGGGCAATCCGGGGGTGGCGGGGTACGGTGCGCTGGTCCGCTCACGCGCCACGGGGCGCGTCCTCGCCGAACGCGCCGCGCCGCTCGGCAAGGCCAGCAACAACGTCGCAGAGTACACCGGCCTGATCGAGGGCCTGCGGGCCGCCGCCGAGGTCGACCCGGCCGCGGCCGTCGAGGTGCGGATGGACTCCAAGCTCGTCGTGGAGCAGATGGCCGGGCGATGGAAGATCAAGCACGAGGACATGCGGCGGCTCGCCCTGGCGGCGCGCGACCTCGTGGCCGAGCGGCAGGCGGCGGGCGGCTCCGTCACGTACACCTGGATCCCCCGCGCGTCGAACGCCGCGGCCGACCGGCTTTCGAACGTCGGGATGGACGGCAAGACGGTCTCGGTCACCCGCCGTGATGACGACGTGGCCGACGAGGACGACCCTGACCAGGACGACGAGACCCCTGGTCGCGACGACGGCGACACTGCCGGCCCAGGCGCCGAGGACGGGTCGGGCGCGGGGGAGAGGTCGGATCGGGAAGTCCCCCGCGGCGCGGCGGCGGCGCGGGTACGCCGGGTGGCGGCACCCCCCGACCTGGCGACGCCGGCGCGGTTTCTCCTGGTGCGGCACGGCCCGACCAAGGCCACCGCGGCAGGGCTGCTCGACGGCCGGGGCGGCTCGGATGCGCCGTTGACGGTCGAGGGTCAGCGCCAATGCGTGGCCGCGGGGCACGCCCTGCGTCGCCTGCTGCGCGACGGCCCCGCGCCAATTCTGGTGAGCTCCACGCTGCGCCGGACGCGGGAGAGCGCGGCGGCGGTCGGCGGCGTGCTCACGGTGCCGGTCGAGGCCGACGCCGCCTGGGACGAACAGCACTTCGGCGACTGGGAGGGGCAGACCGTCGCGCAGGTCTGCGCGACGGCCGAGGGTGCCGCGGCGTACGAGCGGTTGCGCAGCGAGGCCGGCTACGCGCGGCCGGGCGGCGAGTCCCGCGCGGACCTGGCGGAGCGCGTGACCGCGGCGTACGAGGCCCTTGCCGCGCGGTCCCGCGACGAGGGGCGTCCGGTCGTGGTCGTGAGTCACCGCGCGGCCCTGCTCGCCGTGCTGGACGCGGTGCTGGGGCTGGCCTCGCCGTGGTCGCTGGCGTTGGCGCCGGCATCGCTGACCGCGCTGCGGCAGTGGGGCGACGGCGTCGCGTCGGTGGACTTCGTCAACGACCAGGGTCACCTGCGCGGCTGA
- a CDS encoding HAD hydrolase family protein, which yields MADVAGGSATATYRHWSDAVADRTFPAVVATDLDGTLLRADGTVSPYTLGVLADYVAAGGEYVLVTARPPRWLRSLAHVVPAGGVVLAGNGAFVVDVGAEQVVETHGFVAHEAQRLLAELVAAFPAAIVAVETTDRMVFDDRFGPEHWQDPGDPVEDLPGWAGRHGAAEAVGKILVRALHLDSRAAYDAVGGVVGSRGVLAYSGAPGLVEISPPGVTKAKALARWCTERAIVADQVWAFGDMPNDLPMLGWAGTAYAVANAHPDVLAAATAVAPHHEEDGVAQVVAAATVRRRGGPAPAPAG from the coding sequence ATGGCTGACGTTGCGGGCGGGTCGGCCACCGCGACGTACCGGCACTGGTCCGACGCCGTCGCCGACCGGACCTTCCCCGCGGTGGTGGCCACCGATCTGGACGGGACCCTGCTGCGCGCGGACGGCACGGTCTCTCCGTACACGCTGGGGGTCCTGGCGGACTACGTCGCGGCCGGCGGCGAGTATGTGCTCGTCACGGCCCGGCCGCCGCGTTGGCTGCGCTCGCTGGCCCACGTCGTGCCCGCGGGCGGGGTCGTGCTCGCCGGGAACGGCGCGTTCGTCGTGGACGTGGGCGCCGAACAGGTCGTGGAGACGCACGGCTTCGTCGCGCACGAGGCGCAGCGGCTGCTGGCCGAACTGGTCGCGGCGTTCCCGGCGGCGATCGTGGCCGTGGAGACCACCGATCGGATGGTCTTCGACGACCGGTTCGGCCCCGAGCACTGGCAGGACCCCGGCGATCCGGTCGAGGACCTGCCGGGCTGGGCGGGCCGCCACGGGGCGGCCGAGGCCGTGGGAAAGATCCTGGTGCGCGCCTTGCACCTGGATTCGCGGGCGGCGTACGACGCCGTCGGTGGCGTTGTCGGCTCCCGGGGTGTGCTGGCCTATTCGGGCGCTCCGGGCCTCGTGGAGATCTCGCCGCCCGGCGTGACGAAGGCCAAGGCCCTCGCCCGGTGGTGCACCGAGCGTGCGATCGTCGCCGATCAGGTGTGGGCGTTCGGCGACATGCCGAACGACCTGCCGATGCTGGGGTGGGCCGGCACGGCGTACGCCGTGGCGAACGCCCACCCTGACGTGCTGGCCGCGGCGACCGCCGTCGCCCCCCACCACGAGGAGGACGGCGTGGCCCAGGTGGTGGCGGCGGCCACGGTACGCCGCCGCGGCGGGCCCGCCCCCGCGCCGGCGGGGTGA
- the ccrA gene encoding crotonyl-CoA carboxylase/reductase, translating into MSTDLYPLGEAPPLGEVPAQMHAWLIRPERFGPPMQAFAQEVVDVPDIADDEVLVYVMAAGINYNNVWAGLGVPVDVIGARNKAFARGGIGDDKPFHIGGSDASGIVYRVGKDVTNVKVGDEVVVHCGTWDRNCPSVLKGIDPMYSPSFRIWGYETNYGSFAQFTKVQAQQCMPKPKNLTWEGAAAYTLVGATAWRMLHGWGENAVKKDDVVLIWGGAGGLGSMAIQIAREAGAIPIAVVSGEDKFDYCMNLGAKGCINRNDFDHWGMLPHWKDEAAYGTWLKGARAFGSAIWDVLGEKRGPNIVFEHPGESTIPTSVFVCETGGMVVVCAGTTGFNATADLRYLWMRQKRLQGSHFANDVQSYQMNEVALAGRLDPCLSRAFTYNEVPDAHQLMYENKHPHGNMAVLVGAPDFGLGA; encoded by the coding sequence ATGAGCACGGACCTCTACCCCCTCGGCGAGGCCCCTCCGCTGGGTGAGGTACCCGCCCAGATGCACGCCTGGCTGATCCGGCCCGAGCGCTTCGGCCCCCCGATGCAGGCCTTCGCCCAGGAGGTCGTCGACGTCCCCGACATCGCGGACGACGAGGTACTGGTCTACGTCATGGCGGCCGGGATCAACTACAACAACGTGTGGGCCGGCCTCGGCGTACCCGTCGACGTCATCGGCGCCCGAAACAAGGCCTTTGCCCGAGGCGGCATCGGCGACGACAAGCCCTTCCACATCGGTGGCAGCGACGCCTCCGGCATTGTCTACCGGGTCGGCAAGGACGTCACCAACGTCAAGGTCGGCGACGAGGTGGTCGTCCACTGCGGCACCTGGGACCGCAACTGCCCGAGCGTGCTCAAGGGCATCGACCCGATGTATTCACCGAGCTTCCGCATCTGGGGCTATGAGACCAACTACGGCAGCTTCGCCCAGTTCACGAAGGTCCAGGCCCAGCAGTGCATGCCCAAGCCGAAGAACCTCACCTGGGAAGGCGCGGCGGCCTACACCCTGGTCGGCGCCACCGCGTGGCGGATGCTGCACGGCTGGGGCGAGAACGCCGTCAAGAAGGACGACGTCGTGCTCATCTGGGGCGGGGCCGGCGGTCTCGGCTCGATGGCCATCCAGATCGCCCGCGAGGCTGGCGCGATCCCGATCGCGGTCGTCTCCGGCGAGGACAAGTTCGACTACTGCATGAACCTGGGCGCCAAGGGATGCATCAACCGCAACGACTTTGACCACTGGGGCATGCTCCCGCACTGGAAGGACGAGGCCGCTTACGGGACCTGGCTCAAGGGCGCCCGCGCCTTCGGCTCGGCCATCTGGGACGTCCTGGGCGAAAAGCGCGGGCCCAACATCGTCTTTGAGCACCCGGGTGAGAGCACCATCCCCACCTCGGTCTTCGTGTGCGAGACCGGCGGCATGGTGGTCGTCTGCGCCGGCACGACGGGCTTCAACGCCACCGCCGACCTGCGCTACCTGTGGATGCGCCAGAAGCGCCTGCAAGGCTCGCACTTCGCCAACGACGTCCAGTCGTACCAGATGAACGAGGTGGCCCTAGCCGGCCGCCTGGACCCGTGCCTGTCTCGGGCGTTCACCTACAACGAGGTGCCCGACGCCCACCAGCTCATGTACGAAAACAAGCACCCCCACGGCAACATGGCCGTTCTGGTCGGCGCCCCGGACTTCGGTCTCGGCGCGTAG
- the mtnA gene encoding S-methyl-5-thioribose-1-phosphate isomerase, translating to MVRAVQWQDGDQPGIRLIDQTRLPAQEHYLHVRTVDDLVAAIQSLAVRGAPALGAVGALGVAMAMRQGEREGWSASRVATEIDRIRDARPTAVNLAWGVDRVRPLVAEGQPAVLDAARAVLAEDEAANRALSRHGADWLLRVTGRDRLRIITHCNTGALATSAWGTAYGIIHELHDRGALDLVYADETRPLLQGSRLTSWELTQDGIPHVIQADGAAASTILRGLVDVAIIGADRITANGDTANKVGSVALALACQRAGIPFVVAAPSSTVDLATASGADIVIEERDQAEVLEYAGVRAAPAGARAVNPAFDVTPHDLISAVVTERGVVEPAADPSPRIMATIA from the coding sequence ATGGTGCGAGCGGTGCAGTGGCAGGACGGCGACCAACCCGGGATCCGGCTGATCGATCAAACCCGGTTGCCCGCGCAGGAGCACTACCTGCACGTGCGGACCGTCGACGATCTCGTGGCGGCGATCCAGTCCCTGGCGGTCCGCGGGGCACCCGCTCTCGGGGCGGTCGGCGCTCTCGGGGTGGCCATGGCGATGCGGCAGGGTGAGCGCGAGGGCTGGAGCGCGTCGCGAGTGGCCACCGAGATCGACCGGATCCGCGACGCCCGCCCCACGGCCGTGAACTTGGCCTGGGGGGTGGACCGGGTGCGCCCGCTGGTGGCGGAGGGTCAGCCGGCGGTCCTGGATGCCGCGCGGGCCGTCCTCGCGGAGGACGAGGCGGCCAACCGGGCGCTGTCGCGGCATGGCGCCGACTGGCTGCTGCGGGTCACGGGTCGCGACCGGCTGCGCATCATCACGCACTGCAACACCGGCGCGCTGGCGACGTCCGCCTGGGGCACGGCGTACGGCATCATCCACGAACTGCACGACCGCGGCGCCCTTGACCTGGTCTACGCCGACGAGACCCGTCCGCTCCTGCAGGGCTCGCGCCTGACCAGCTGGGAGCTGACCCAGGACGGCATCCCCCACGTCATCCAGGCGGACGGGGCCGCGGCGAGCACGATTCTGCGCGGCCTGGTGGATGTCGCGATCATCGGCGCCGACCGCATCACGGCCAACGGGGACACCGCGAACAAGGTGGGCTCCGTCGCCCTCGCGCTGGCTTGTCAGCGGGCGGGCATCCCCTTCGTCGTGGCGGCCCCGTCGTCCACCGTGGACCTCGCCACGGCGAGCGGGGCCGACATCGTCATCGAGGAGCGGGACCAGGCAGAGGTGCTGGAGTACGCGGGCGTCCGCGCGGCCCCCGCCGGGGCGCGCGCCGTGAACCCCGCCTTCGACGTCACTCCGCACGACCTGATCAGCGCGGTCGTCACCGAGCGCGGGGTGGTCGAGCCGGCCGCCGACCCCTCGCCGCGCATCATGGCAACCATCGCCTGA